From the Megalops cyprinoides isolate fMegCyp1 chromosome 21, fMegCyp1.pri, whole genome shotgun sequence genome, one window contains:
- the LOC118769145 gene encoding neoverrucotoxin subunit alpha-like, with the protein MSTDKTHTVELATLGRPFRLGMLYDCRSDSLIPGVTLWELSKIQESIDVRTQRNTNFQVITSDSIEEKSSSLDVSASLKVSLLGGMISVKGSASYFNDSKSSKSQARITLQYRTTTKFEQLTMSQLGRQNIAYKDVFDQGTATHVVTGVLYGAQAFFVFDREISSNEDMQKVKGSMQGAIKVLGGLVGGEIEGSAAVSELNKAKVDEIRCTFYGDFKLDSNPVNFQEAVKVYSRLPDLLGPQEIHAVPVKVWLYPLKLLDDQAAKLLREISVELVYRSQGVLEQLGRYERQCNDLMRNEVAAKFSEVKRKVQHFKDLCQVYKLTFQKNLAQVLPLIRGGGGEETLLADILTRKEYSPFNNCALAQWLENKETEQNVVRAYLKMMKAITVMSKKSDLEEVILDPLGEYVLCFVFTSLHGSEPFLETLSKYLQQNDCTSKDFTDSTTPEQWYSRETVSQRMRNLAKRFLEFVDANKDGKTKFLIASESNTDHPGVSIYLYIEGRLDNKDFQPPHKPNAPVVVCCSHDSVTLKLKKPTHSDKDTERYNVEYSPVPLQETWESVYTEDLTESFTVSGLSTNTKYQFRGGCKLILINAMVNHILGVTFEDNYRFTVPGADYQHSECEGQTQWMTAYKIHHEEGFSIPYSLTIIDAPGYITLSPFDWWLKGKQVQDF; encoded by the exons ATGTCCACGGACAAGACTCACACGGTGGAGCTGGCGACCCTCGGGCGACCCTTTCGTCTGGGGATGTTGTATGACTGCCGTAGCGACTCTCTCATTCCAG GAGTCACATTATGGGAACTGAGCAAAATTCAGGAGTCGATTGACGTTCGCACCCAGCGCAACACCAACTTCCAAGTCATCACCTCTGACTCGATCGAGGAGAAGTCCTCATCTTTGGatgtgtctgcctctctgaaaGTGAGCCTTCTGGGTGGAATGATCAGCGTTAAGGGTTCGGCCAGCTATTTCAACGACAGCAAGTCGTCCAAAAGCCAGGCCCGCATCACCCTCCAGTACCGCACCACCACAAAGTTTGAACAGCTTACTATGAGCCAGCTGGGAAGGCAGAATATCGCCTACAAGGACGTCTTCGACCAAGGCACCGCTACACACGTGGTTACCGGTGTGCTGTATGGAGCACAGGCCTTCTTCGTGTTTGACCGTGAGATCTCATCAAATGAAGACATGCAAAAAGTCAAAGGGAGCATGCAGGGAGCTATAAAAGTCCTGGGGGGCTTGGTCGGGGGAGAAATCGAAGGTTCGGCTGCAGTATCTGAGCTGAACAAGGCCAAAGTCGACGAGATCAGGTGCACTTTCTATGGAGATTTCAAGCTTGATTCGAACCCGGTCAACTTTCAAGAGGCTGTCAAGGTTTATTCGAGGCTGCCTGACCTCCTTGGGCCCCAGGAGATCCATGCAGTCCCTGTGAAAGTATGGCTGTACCCGCTGAAGCTCCTGGATGACCAAGCGGCTAAGCTACTCCGTGAGATCAGCGTGGAGCTGGTGTACCGCTCCCAGGGCGTTTTGGAGCAGCTGGGTCGTTACGAGCGTCAGTGCAATGACCTGATGAGAAACGAGGTTGCGGCCAAGTTCAGCGAGGTCAAAAGGAAGGTGCAGCACTTCAAAGATTTGTGCCAGGTCTACAAGCTCACCTTCCAGAAGAATCTGGCACAAGTTCTGCCTCTGATCcgtggtgggggtggagaggagaCCTTGCTGGCAGACATTCTGACGAGGAAGGAGTACTCACCTTTCAACAACTGCGCTCTCGCTCAGTGGCTGGAAAACAAGGAGACGGAACAGAACGTTGTGAGGGCCTACCTGAAGATGATGAAGGCTATCACAGTCATGTCGAAAAAGAGCGACCTGGAGGAGGTGATATTAGACCCGCTGGGGGAGTatgtgctctgttttgtttttacctccCTGCATGGGAGCGAGCCATTCCTGGAAACCCTGTCAAAGTATCTGCAGCAAAATGACTGCACCAGCAAAGATTTCACGGATAGCACCACACCTGAGCAGTGGTACAGCCGTGAAACGGTCTCCCAGCGCATGAGGAATCTTGCAAAGAGGTTCCTGGAGTTTGTGGACGCCAACAAAGACGGGAAAACCAAATTCCTGATAGCATCTGAGAGTAACACCGACCACCCCGGAGTGTCCATCTACCTGTACATAGAGGGAAGGCTGGACAACAAGGACTTCCAGCCTCCTCACAAACCCAATGCCCCTGTGGTAGTTTGCTGTTCACATGACAGTGTCACCCTAAAGCTGAAAAAACCCACGCATTCTGATAAGGACACAGAGAGGTACAACGTGGAGTATTCGCCTGTCCCACTTCAAGAAACATGGGAATCAGTGTACACAGAGGATCTGACAGAGTCCTTCACTGTTTCGGGACTTTCTACAAACACCAAGTACCAGTTCAG AGGCGGGTGCAAACTCATTCTTATCAATGCCATGGTGAACCACATCCTAGGGGTGACATTCGAAGATAACTACAGATTCACAGTCCCGGGTGCAGACTACCAGCATTCTGAGTGTGAGGGTCAGACCCAGTGGATGACAGCTTACAAAATCCACCATGAGGAGGGGTTCAGTATCCCGTACTCCCTCACCATCATCGACGCACCAGG GTATATCACATTATCTCCCTTTGACTGGTGGCTTAAGGGAAAGCAGGTCCAGGACTTCTAA